In Anomaloglossus baeobatrachus isolate aAnoBae1 chromosome 6, aAnoBae1.hap1, whole genome shotgun sequence, the genomic stretch acagttcagtctttagaaataggattcaataaaaatgtttaccaacctgaagatcctgcctgttcagaagtgtttctttggtcatcttcatcaccgcacttctcatgatgttgcctcattcgcgccaccaggccttgcacgcatgcctgccttaccgataggcgaaggagcttcattaaaatattcccaaactgggtctcttttacggcctgctgccattataaggaaagaatgtaataaacctcagatcgtacacacaaacagatccagacttgtctgtctgtggctatgctgcagtattgtgctcaaagtttcactttcattttcttgtctgcttgcccttcctcctcctcacactaaagctatgtgcccacgctacaggatttatcgcggatttgacgcggattttgacgcggatttagcgcggatttgccgaaaatctgcagcacagctactccccagccatttcaatggcattttggaaatgctgtgcccatgctgcggatttttccgctgcggattttgccgcggattttgatgcggaacaaactgcagcatgtcaattgtttggtgcggatttggtgcggattttctgttttgaatggggaaaaaaaaaaaataaaatccgcatcaaaatccgcggcaaatccgcggtaaatccgcggtaaatccgcggcaaatccgcgggtgcggatttgccgcgaaagttgcggattttcaggcaaaaaaatccgcagggaccttttactgtggacacatagccttagattcacattcttcttgtgttgtgcagatctattccactccaaacaatcagaaacatattgtctaacttcttggacttggcactgaaggggttgattctgtattcataggtttgtagaacaataggattaaggtctttttctcaactctgttcatgttgtaatatttttgccgtgaagaagaggctgggacctctgcggagtcaaattcagttttgagaactgcgtaagtaaagcgagcgtctgtgataatataggagagaaactgcccactaatcctacagaaacctctggaagagcatggcattgtgaatgttacacatatacagcctttattctactgagttaaacaactcagctttatctcatgatggaagaacctttggatggtaaaatattttcctcaaaaagcagtttattgaaaaaaatccgatttaaataaaaaaaatccgatttaaatcaaaaaaatccgatttaaatcaaaaaaatctgatttaaatcaaaaaaatccgatttttttgatttttaaaaaaaaaacattgatttttatccaccctgctttattgggaaattatggtatcacagcagcacaacttaaatcataacatgaattactaattgacaagacagtagagttgacagaagaacattatacattagattaggtcatacacagcgggtgaactgaaagtagaagaaataaagaaggaaaCATTCACCTTGATTTAACATTAATGTTTTTGTTGTACATtctcatagcagttggcacaaatgatttcctatatttttccttcttacacctcagaaggattagccggttactgaaggtgctcttctgtctcatgaatagctcatataatggatgtgcatttttATTCAttatcgccatacactttttcagagttcttctctccaccacCTCCTCAAcagagtccagattgcagccagcagtggagcttgccttcttgataagcttattcagcttaggctggtttcacactacgtttatttaacatccgtccataacgtttttttagcggaaaaacggatccagtgcaaatgcgttttcacttcaatgcatttgcaatggactcgcgttaacatgcgttcacctgcgtttccatgcgttatagtgaggatccagcgacttgcagttttttaacatctttcaaaaacgctacttgtagcgtttttgagctgcgtccaaatactgcatgtcaccggatcctgactaaacagcacgcaaatgcaggtgaacgctggcgtgctgataggcaggatcctgcttgctctactgagcatgcacagaaccagtcttgcgtgatctgtctctctctcttcctccctccctcaccctctctatctctgtctttcccccttcctctcctccctctctctcccacctgagagctgcggacactcgtaaccaaggtaaatatcgggtaaccacttctcttagttacccgatgtttacgttggttacgtgtgcagacagccctgctcctagcagctgcagacactcgtaaccaagataaatatcgggtatccaagcccgatgtttaccttggttaccagcgtctgcagctgtcagaagccggctcccagtctagttcccctcactcccgatcacatgactccaatgcccgcccctaaacatccagtgacaggatcctgcaaaataacagatgcgtttgcatgcgttttttactgtaaaagcaggatccgcttttgcagcaaaaaacacgttcctgacgcatgttaaataaacgtagtgtgaaaccagccttattagcatcagagacccgcacactactaccccagcatatgagtgcaaaacagatggcacttgccactacagactggtggaacatttctaacattttgctgcacacattaataGACCTCCGTctccttaggaaatacaatctgccaatccccttcttgtagaccatctctgagtggcatctccagtccagtttgctatccaggtggacccccaaatatttgtaactctccacctgctccacctcctgaccagcaatagtgatctgtacattccatctttctcctgctatagttggccaccaactccttagttttcttaacatatagttgtagatagttaccatggcaccaatccacagaATTctacaccacccttctatattcctcatccccctggtcccccctaatacatcccacaaccacggagtcatccgagaatttttgaaggttACAAAAAATAggatttatactgaaagtctgatgtatacagtgtgaataggaagggcgctagcaccgttccctgaggggcacctacactgctcaactgctcccatctgtacaaactgtggccgatctgatagtcagttatccaatttctcatcccctcctccaccttcatatccGTCATCTTTTTGTGCagtaaaagtggctgcagggtgttaaatgcactcgagaaatcgaagaacatcgctcgcacagtggttccgtcattctccaaaaatgaatgtacagtatgtaacagagaaagaatagcatcgtccacctccaatctatgccggtaagcaaactgtaggggatcaataaaagccctcggactcaagtgagcaagcactaatctttccaaggccttcatagcatgaggtgttaaggctacaggacgatagtcatttaaaggatgcaggagaagtagtcttgggtaccggaaccagacaggaCGTTTTCCATAACACTAGTACCCTCTGCGTTTGTAGACTTCCATTAAATTGGTGTGTAAAGACCGTACACAGGtggtctgcacacactttaaggacgcgtggactgagtccatctggccctgcagctttaccaatgtTAAGTGACTTAAACTGCCTCCTCACATCATTTTCGGAGACTCTGAAATTAGTCTGCTCATCCTCCAATATCAATGTTGCAGAATTTGCACCAGAATCACCTCCTCTGTCAGTTGGTGTTAcacatgtattgctaaatctaTTGAAATACTCATTCATCTCATTCGCCTTGTCCAGTTTTCCTCCCCCATGCACAGACTTCACATTAAGCCCATTCAGCAATTTCATTCCTGACCAAACCTCCCTGGAATTATTGTGGGACAGTTTCTTTTCAAGTTTAATTCTGAAGACTTCCTGGGCCTACTTTTATACttcaattcatgctgtatcattTTAATTTCCTCTTTGTCAAATATTTtaaatggcttacagccaatgaaaatccaaaagtcattatctcagaaaattagaatattatataagaccaactgaaaaaattattttatcctcaaatgttggcgcctactgaaaagtctgtacagtaaatgcctcaatacttggttgggctcCTTttatatgaattactgcatcaatgcggcgtggcatggaggtgatcagtctgtggcactgctgaagtgttatggaagcccaggtggctttgttagcagccttcagcttgtctgcattgttgggtctggtgtctcccatcttcctcttgacaatactccatagggtttaggtcaggagagttttctggccaatcaagcgcagtgatactgtggttgttaaaccaggtattggtacttttgacagtgtggagaggtgccaagtcctgctggaaaatgaaatttccatctctaaaaatcttgtcggcagagggaagcatgaaatgctctaaaacttcctggtagacggctgtgtggactttggtcttgataacacacagtggagctacaccagcagatgacctggctccccaaaccatcactgattgtggaaacttcacactacacctccagcagcttggattgtggcctctccactcttcctccagactctgtgaccgcgatttccaaatgaaatgccaaATTTACTTTCAATTGAAAAcatcaccttggaccactgagaacagtccagttctttttctccttggcccaggtaagacgcttctggcgttgtctattggtcatgagtggctgacacaaggaatgcgacagttgtagcccatgtcctggatacgtctgtgtgtggtggctcttgaagcactgattccagcagtagtccactccttgtgaatctccccaaatcgttggccttttcttaatcctatcaaggccacagttatcccggttgcttgtgcacctttctaCCAaacttttccttccactcaactttccattaatatgcttggatacagcactatgtgaacagccagcttctttagcaatgaccttttgtggcttaccctccttgtggagtgtcaatgactgccttctggacatctgtcaagtcagcagtcttccccatgattgtgtagcctactgaacaagactaagggaccatttcaaaagcttaggaagcctttgcaggtgtcttGTGGTATTTTGAGAAtttcctgagataatgacttttgggttttcattggctgtaagctataatcatcaacattaacagaaataaacacttgaaatagatcactgtgtgtctaatgactctatataatgtttcacattttgtattgaattgctgaaattaCCTCTTTGATCTAATCTATTGAGATGCACCTTTATAATGGATTTTAATGCACTTCTAATAAAGGACGATTTTATGAAGATACAATTTGCTGGATACTCATTTCCTTTTTGACAGCCTCTAATAAAATCCTAGAAAGATCTAAGACAAAAAGAAAATTATAAGTAAATTCTATAAGGAATTTTTACTTTACATTTTTCccttgccagaaaaaaaaaaaaagaaatattcttTAAAGTGAACTTCAAAGCTTAAACATAATTCCCGATCTGCGGGCATTATGTATCGGGCACAGGCTGCATGTCTTCAGCTAggcatgtttgactctgaaacccGGAGGTGATTCAGAGACTAATGTcgtgccccggggcagccgagctgctcggatccgaacggtccgtggctcgaggggttccggatccgggggcaccgtcaaccagttttaaatgaaaagaaaatagaaataaaataataagtccgactacgccactcgcggtttgcggctggGGATAGTAGGGCGCCGCTACGggttcccgctggggatgatggatggggacagcgtggatggtggagccctccatgagcagggcttttccctaggggtaggtgaagggttaacgtggaggtgcacagcaataagtcagtccagacaaCGTGCACTTTGGTTGTTTTTACTTACTTAATTCGCGCCCTGGGgatgtgctggatcccaggtgcgcccgtgtcctttatagctgtgccagccaacctggtgccactctcccaccgatgcactctggtgtatttgtcagtcttccctggcgtggagcacttggaggtctttctggtgtttgggtcctgctgcaggcagcttggactatttaagagaatttctcccggtcccctctttgctgctgatgcctcagacgttagtggtggcagacttaacagatggcttgaagtcctggtctgttctgggatctgcaccccgtgcgtgcaaagtactgtgagccctggatgtccaccccacaggatccctctgtccttggagcttgctgtctcgctctccagctacttttctcctctgagtggatgatctttctactcaggtgttTGCGGATTCTttgcttctttccctgtctctcaagAGTCtgctgtctgtcttgacacctttccttttactaCTGCACACTTTTCACTCCTTTCCTCTCTACTCCTCcttctttcacttcctttctccaaCTCACTCACTAACTCCTCCCGCTGTCCacccacacttcccaggtcactcgctcctcccccaggtctgaaccctcccttcccagttggctgcctgttagctcacagtgcccagcttgtcacctggctctaagggggggtctcccaccctggttgtgagtgtatatgtgctggtgtgtgtgtgtgtgtgtgtgtgtgtgtgtgtgtgtgtgtgtgtgtgtgtgatgactggcacagtcatgttggaTCCGAGCTGTtatcttatttttgtgacaccttgttaccgcaggggcgtcacactaacataccttttaaaaagctgcatggtaAAGCAGTCGGACAGGCGGGTCCTTGGCAGCGTCTCCCCACCCTGTGAGCATGTATATAGGAAGAGACTGGTGTTTCATGGAGAGTGGgaggggagaagccaccagggacccGCCTGTCCGACTAGTCTCGTGGGCGGCTCAGGTCCTAGCAgctttaaagtatgtttttctgtGCAACATGGCAGTGTTTCGGGGTCAATCATACCTGTAGGTCACACAGcaagtatcagctgtcaggttcccattAATACATTTATCTCTCAACCATTTATACGGCCTGTTCCTTTCAGCCTTTATTAATGTATGTCTTCCGGAAGAGAATCCTTCCCTTAAAATTACATCCTCTTCTTAAAGTTGCTCGCTTTCCTCCCAAGTCTTCTAAAATAAATTGGGTCAAAGCTCACTAGATGCTACCTACTGACTGGAAATCACTCAATAACTTCCCCAGTGCTTAGATTATGGAGACTTCTCTagttcttctcttgaggatttcaaGACCCAATGAAGaatgttctgtggaagatttctgtgCTTCCTCCTTTGTTGCTCGGCCTTCCCGCTGTAATCCTTTCAGAAGTTCCCTCAGTTCTCGCTTCTCCAGGTTCGTCTGCTCCAGGTCCTGCCGGTGCCGATTCTCTGCAACCATCAGGGTCCGCACCTCTGACTGGAGTTGTGACATCTGACTCTGGAACGAAACGAGCCAGAAATGGTGTAAAAACAAAGCCACAATTTCTCCAGTTGCAGAAATTATCAAAATTATGAATTTTTAGGAGATTTAATTGTGTAAAATGAAAATACAACCGTTAAAGGgactctttcaccaggtttttgccacttaatctgagagcagcataacataggagcagagatcctgattccagtaatgtgtcaccttactgggttgcttagtgtagttttaataaaatcactgattaagcagcaggagattatcattactggactacttggcgtgcggcaggtagtccagcatattcatgagctctgtataactgctacatctgcagcagagaaaacagtgattttaccaaaatgacagctcagtaagtgacacatcgctggaatcagggtctctgtattaTGCTACTCTCAATTGGGGGAGCAAAAAGCTGGCTCTTTGTACTGGGTCGGTACCGAACGGCTGCTCACCATTCTCCACATAGATTGTACTTAGTGATCTCAACACTGGAGTGACTGTACTAAGTTTTACTTTGTAACTTATGTAAATTTATGTTCATGTAAATCCTGCATAATAAACAAAACGTTTTTGTGACACTAAAGTGGAAGCAAACACAAAAAATACCTTGAGCTGTTCTATCTCCGCCTGGAACAGACTCTCTTTCTGGACCATGTGTCGTCTCTGGGAGTCCAGTCTGGACTCCATCTCCTGCTTTGTTTCTTCAACTCTGCATATCATTTCAGATCTAAAGAAGAGATGTCAGAATAGTAAAGACGCCCACACATATTAGATGGCCGAGCCACGCTTAGAAGGCCGTCTCTGCCTTACACCCGGGGCGCTCAC encodes the following:
- the LOC142317068 gene encoding uncharacterized protein LOC142317068 isoform X2, whose product is MRNDLSRLQIQCKNYRSGCEMVCSLESIDKHERECEHSRMSCINAGCPIQFERRHLDSHLAVCEHRSRECPNGCGYAILSAEDLQHNCIAELRTELELLRSEMICRVEETKQEMESRLDSQRRHMVQKESLFQAEIEQLKSQMSQLQSEVRTLMVAENRHRQDLEQTNLEKRELRELLKGLQREGRATKEEAQKSSTEHSSLGLEILKRRTREVSII